Below is a genomic region from Lampris incognitus isolate fLamInc1 chromosome 2, fLamInc1.hap2, whole genome shotgun sequence.
GATTGCAGATTTTGTGTCTGATCTGGTGGTCTGGCTGTTTGACTGGCTCTTTACACAAGAAGATAAGGAGGAGCTGATTGAACTGTAGGGCATTCTAAAACAGTATGTTCAAGGTCACTGTCTGGGGTGGTTACGGGTCAGGGTtgttatttttgtatgtttttccaCATTTGTTTTAGGCCCAATAATAAAAGAAGATGTCCATTGAAAGATTATTTGAGGAGAATAACTGCTGTATTAAAGAATTCCGAGTTTGTATTGTgacagattgattgattgatatagaAATAAAGAAATGTGCACTAAACTGGATTGGCAATTCCCACTAGAGGCTGCAATTGTGCATATTCTTCAACACCTTTCTCGCCCTTTGATCAGCTGCTGTCAGTGGCTGATATCCTTTACTCCAGGGGTGCCTGCACTTTTTTTGGcttgtgagctacttttaaaacgACCAGTTCAACATAATCTACCATAAAAAACAAAAGTGCCATTGTTGAAAATACATAAAATCCCATTGCGTACATTGCATTGCTCCACGGACCCTCTACAGCACAATACGCTTCACTAGATTTTGGGCACCTACCTTATTCTGATAACTTGCACTGAATGGTGTCAGCCAGGGTTGCAAAATctggacagtagctgctggtagctagTCTCAAGCAGGTCTCCCAGTGATCATCAGTCATGGTGGAACCGTATTTGCACTTGCTAATCTTCATGTGGGAAAAGGCTGACTCTCATAAATAAGGCGAACCGAAAAATGCAGTCAGTGAGGCAGCACATTTCCCCCCGTTTGGATACTTGTCTTCTGTGAATAAGTTCTACAACTGTCCAGCATGGGCCCACATCTTCAATTGAATGTCAGCCTGCAGTAACAAGATCTCATCCTCCAATGCAGACGAGTTCATGTGAACCAGTGTTACAATATTTAAAGCCGGGGAATCAACCTCAGTGTCTTCTCCAAATGGAAAGCACATGAATGTAGCGACCGGCTTGAATAAAGCAGTCTTGAAAGCGTTTGTCAAAATCTGAccagacattttcaatctgcccTGTGTAGCGTGTACTGTCAAGTTGTCCACATTCCTTCTTTTGCTTCTCCAGctcagatgtgatgtttggaagTTCCCCATATCGTGGCATTGCGGCTTTGAAgacatctgggccagaaccaagccatagcaatgccgcatgtgccacatatttgccaaagatgGCCCTTTTTTTTTGTGAGGGAAGCTTTTCAGTTTGCCTGTGGGACACTCTCCGTACATGCACTCTTTACTGTTGATGCTGCTCAGGTGCAGAAAGAGgcatcctaaaaaaaaaattataaaatacaaatacataaatcACTTTATCGTTAACAGTAACCTATTTCATgtagtaacttatattaaaaataataatgaatttgatttataaagcacatttctAAAACCCACTGTGCTGATGGTGTATTAATATACTGAAGATCAGCATAGGTCAGTAACCTCAACACAATGTAGCCTACCTATCAGTAGAATAAAGAGAAAACCATGATATTTAGGGATGAAACCTGTAAAAACGTGTATATTATGTAAACACTACTTTTGtcactccctgcctgccgccccaagactgctgggataggctccagcatccccgcaaccctgagagcaggataagcggtttggataatggatggatggattgatggatggatggatatttgagccatattcaccatttaccacacgggccacttcagggtcacatccagattacatgctgccgagagcaccgcatctttgccaaaaaaaaaaggcccacatttgatttggcatatttgctattatacacgtgggccacttcaggctcacatccattttgtcagggccaggagaccatcagtgccgcatcattgcctgaagtggcccacatccggtgtGAATACTCgatctactcgccctaccggatctgctcggggtcctgcgactacagatgacgtcACTACTTCGCGCATTATGATTGCGTAGGGGCCAGCTCagtctgcggcctcgctccttacaCGCGGCTCGGGCCTTCGCACCTTCACTAACCCACTCTTAGGTCAAGGTGGATCGTAAAACACAGATAAATAACTACAAAGCTAGCGTGACGTCAcgtgtagtcgaaggaccccgtgTCGacattgtacccgagcagaaatagAACCCACACCGGGTGCTATCTGggtgggttcgaatccggcccgggcccttccCCTGcatatcaaccccccccccctctctctcccctgcctttcctgtctctctctactatcgccatcaaataaaggcggaaaaggCCACAAAATAAatcatcttttaaaaaaaaaacacgtggTCTGCCATGGCCTTCATACCACCTTCATCGTTAGAGATGGCTCACCCGGAACGATGCTTCGGCGGCTGCCCTGTGCTTCTGATGTCGGCTGTGTGAGAACTTGACCTGCTGTTCCGTTAGCTGCGATTCcagccgcctctctctctctctctcggcccgcTTTTGGCCGGGAAGTCGCTGCCGTCGTTTTTAAAATGAAGGGTTCCGGAAGTGTCCCTCCGCGTTTCCTTCCTTCGCCATGGCGACGCCGGTTTGGCACACAAGGCAAACACGCCTCGAAGAAGACGCGGTGAGAATACTTCTTCCTCCCGTTTGGCGCGGAAGCTGTAAGTTCTCGGCTTCTTCGCTGGTCCGGCGAAGGTCAGGTCGATACGGTCAGCTCCCGTGAGCCTATCGCGTTGCCGTTGGCGCGCTTTGCATTCTGGGTTTGCGGACTCGCCGCTCTTTGTGGCAATGGAGCCAGATGAATCCGTATCGGGCGAGGGGATCTTTTTTTTCGACAATGCCGTAAAACGATAGCGTAGACAGGAAGTGGACGCATTTTCACACGTGCGTAAAGCAAATGGACgaatttttggaaaaaaaatcagatatTAAAAgacggttttttttgtttttgtttttttggatggcACACGATCTACCAGCATAGCCGTATTGGGTACCCCTGTGCTTTAAGGATGTATTATATATATGCACTATGAAATAGGGAACCCTGTTTTTGGCTTTGACAATTCTTTGCAATCTTCAGGACACATTCTACCATTGTCCGATCCTGCCCCCCCAAGCTGTAACCAACAAACCATATTCCCCACAATGTAACTTCTTTTCTCTgcctccatcatccaaaccgcttatccgaattcgggtcgcgggatgctggagcctatcccagcagtcattgggcggcaggcggggggacaggtATACATgtctactagaagaaccccgctacaatgttagcggtttggttatccacccgtctaaatctcccccctcttcatcctgccagctaaccgccttccccctgcccctaaacaccccccccactccaactccctccccccaaatgctcagaatcacctgaaatgccgagaaaagtggtttttagccatttttagaaaatgcatattttgcataattatgcataattattttaattttctgctacttttctggtcctctctagaacaatacctaccacctccaaaaaaaattaggatcataagtgcatttttgcaaaaatgcatttattttgcataatgccaaaacatttctaagtcccagaaaaaaaaattgcatataggtgaaaaaatcaaagatgctcagaatcatctgaaatgccgagaaaagtggtttttggccatatttagaaaaattcatattttgcatatttatgcgtaattatgcataattttaattttctgggctttttccttactctctgagacaatacctaccacctccaaaaagaattaggatcgtaagtgctttagttttcggtcccgctatctacactaactaacacacacacacacacacacactaacaccacacacacacacacacacacacacattacgaaaatatatgagtagatggggagacacccagggCAGGCCGCCAGTACATCACAGTTTTTCTCTACCTGTACCATGATAAACATGGTATATTGCCTTCAATTCTGCACGTATACTATATTGCCTATAGTAGAAGTGTGATAATCTTATTTATTTCTGTTTATTAAAACATGTGAAATTATTGCTATATTTGATCAGGTTTGTGCCAAGTGCATGGAAAAAATATAACAACACGCCCCACACCCCTGCAATCAAACATGCTATTCTCAAACCACTATCATTCACTCTTATTTTCTCTTCTAATGACTTGAACACCACAACTGTAAAGCACATGTGCACGTACCCCTGTAGATGCACATATATCAGTTGCTTTATTTCTTTGTTGACTTCTCTCATCTTCCTGTAATATTTATCAGGACATCAGCTACTGCTGAATCGACAGCTGCCGCCAGATCATACAGGAACCGTGTCATCATGACAGAACTTGACAATGTTTCTACACTTACATAGCAAAGTTGCCAaatctgcaaaaaaaacaaaaaacaaaacatcataaACAAACACGTCCTGGTTCAATAAAATGTGTTAAAAATGGGGGAGGGGACACTCTCCTGTCACCCTCTTGGTGAAATATTTTGTGCATGGATTTGTCTAGAAGTGAAATTTAAATTTACAGTGGTATTTGTAATGTTTCATGATTGGTTGCAAGACTTGTGAAAATCATGACTTGCACTGCAGAATTGCCATCACTAACACAAAATCTGTGTGTGTTGTACTGACAAAATTTAACAAAATTGCTTTGTCCATTTCTCGGCTCATTAATTGTGGTACTTGTACTGTCATTGCATTCAGTGGAATATTAGACATTGCCAACAGTACCGTCGAGCTGATTAcaagattcaattcaattcaattcaattcaattttattgtcattaaaaacaatgcaagcacatgttaaaaatgaaacgagggctgtggcttcaccaatcagtgtaagacagacacagacaaacacagcaaacacaatataagatatacacacatgaagaccaaagctaaaaatataGATACTCTCAGCTGTAATAAAAACACTCAACAAAGTCAACTTTACAATCACTTTGCTACAGCATTTATTAGGCCACACTTGGTCTTGAACCCTTCCCTTTAGGTTAAAGCCTGCAGTGTTTCAATTCAACCACAAGAGGCATTGTTGGgctgaagtcaagtcaagtcaagtcaattttacttgtatagctcagtatcacaaattacaaatttgcctcaagcggctttacagcaacacaaaaaaaTATAACTAACACACATTTTACTCGAAATGCGAAATTTATTAGTTCCCTGTTCAAGGGTTAAAAAGATTTCCAAGGGGCGACAGTGGCCATGAggtagaacagtggttctcaacctttttggggtcctggacccctgcgtatttttgatctaccctgaggaccccctccacctgatcttgggggaggggggttgcaatttgatagaaacagtagaaactgcattttaaattgcattatagcatttattcactctttggggcaaaaataagagctttcagttgtaacttagatatagttaacaaaacagaattcttacgcagtaactttcagatatatgtaacaaaacagaacatgtattcagtaactttcagataaatgtaacaacagaatttttatgcagtaacttttaacaatgcaaacgggagcgagctctcttattaaaatacaataaattacacttgtgaaacagatgtaattagagaaaaagtcctgttaccctttatagtttaggtagataaaggtctcagtcacatttgagtaaaataatcctatttctataaatgtcataggatctttttttaaagttattttattttcacggaccccttgcaattacaccacggaccactaggggtccgcggacccctggttgagaaacactgaggtaGAACATGTTGTCTGGTAACTACAGGGTTGCATGTTCGATTCTCGGGTGTGGTgcgttaattaattgtaaagcgctttgagtggctgttgcagctggaaaggtgctatataaaaggCACTCCTTTTCTATGTAGATTCACAAATATATTGAAATAATTTCATTGCGCACAACCACTATCCCAATTGACCAGGGTCATTCCTAGTATTCGGTGCCATTTGAGACCCCATGACATAATATGGTATATTTTGTGTAAAAAATTGGCTTATACTTATTTCTAAAAGCTGGTCTtaacccccacccaccaccaccaccataggacAATGACCACCCTTCCTCCCAAGTCCGCATCCCCCGGCCCAGAGGCACGGGGGAAATGCCCCACAACCAGGCCCCTCGAAGGCTAGAAGAGAGACGACGGTGACGTGTGTGTAGCCAAAATGAAAACGacgaacagaagaaaaaaaaacaccccgcgttttatttttatgtttttaaaGATATCCGACTAAAGATGACCGCTATCACGTGATTCCGagtaaaagagaagaaaaaaaaggtaaacaaaagAAAACGACGCCGAGCAACTATTTTAACTTCCGGTTCGGCCGACCTCTCTCTTCCGGCTTCTCCGGCGTGACCGACGTTTCGTGTCTGTACAGACTTAAAGGTAAGTGTGCTTGAAAAAGCGTCTAAAACACGTACGTTCTCATCGCCGGGCGATTCGCGTTGAGGTGCGCGCTAAATACTTTAGCCGTCCGGGCGGGTGACCGGGTGAGACCTTAGTTAGCGGGACCGAGAGCCGAACCGAGCCGAGACGCGTCGGAGTAAGACCccgacgttttttgtttttttttattgtttaccaAGCAGTTCAACGTGACGAGCCTCGGTTCAATTCTTGAATATGGTGTTTTTGCAAATGTGAACGGATGTTGTGACGTTTGTCACTTCCCTACTGAATATTTTAACTGTACCAAGGTCAGGGATGTAACGCTAAGCTCATGgcgtacagcagtgtttctcaaccggcggtccgcggacccctagtggtccgtggtgtaattgcaaggggtccgtgaaaataaaatatcttttaaaaaaaaagatcctatgacatttatagaaataggattattttactcaaatgtgactgagacctttatctacctaaactgtaaagggtaacaggattttttctctaattacatctgtttcacaagtgtaatttattgtattttaataagagagctcgctcccgtttgcattgttaaaagttactgcataaaaatgctgttgttacatatatctgaaagttactgaatacatattctgttttgttacatatatctgaaagttactgaatacatattctgttttgttacatatatctgaaagttactgcatacatattctgttttgttacatatatctgaaagttactgaatacatattctgttttgttacatatatctgaaagttactgaacacatattctgttttgttacatacgtatatctgaaagttactgcataagaattctgttttgttaactatatctaagttacaactgaaagctcttatttttgccccaaagagtgaataaatgctataatgcaatttaaaatgcagtttctactgtttctatcaaattgcaacccccctcccccaagatcaggtggaggggtcctcagggtagatcaaaaatacgcagggggtccaggaccccaaaaaggttgagaaccactggcgtaCAGTATAATTCTGCGCATCATCGTCTTCTTCTCCCTCTGATATCTATTTAGAATGCGTTACGTGGCCGCTTACCTGTTGGCTGGGCTCGGTGGCAATACCAGCCCCACAGCTAAGGACATCAAGGCCATCCTGGGCAGCGTGGGAATTGAGGCCGACGATGAACGCTTAAACAAGGTGTGGTATACAAATGAATAGGATATGATAGGCCATTACAATGTCTGAAATTGCTCCCTCCTTGCAGAGCTTGCGCCCCTTTTCTGTCTGTATCAAAATCTTGTCCCTTTGGTCTTGTCTTCACAGGTCATCAGCGAACTGAGCGGAAAAGACATCAATGAAGTTTTGAACTCAGGTAAAGATGTCTTTTTTAACTGCAGAGGAAGTATATCTGTTCAATGAATGCTCATGGGTCAAAACCGAAGGTTCTGTGACGTTTCAAAGAAAAGATGACTAAacggttttttttcccttccccaCAGGCCTCTCTAAGTTGGCCTCCGTACCAGCAGGTGGGGCTGTAACAActcctgctgctggtggtggggcGGCTGGAGCAGTGGCTGCACCTGCTGCTGGTAAGCTTTGTAACCTCTCCCGTCCGACCTTTTTACAATTTACAGTTtcgtttagcagacgcttttatccaaagcgacgtacatcagagagttaatacaacacaagcaaggatctagtcaggaggtgacaatgcaagtgtcaaaaactaggttcaagtctgatagggtgtcaacaggcagtgcacaaggcAAAGGTAGGTTTTTTTTAAGCAGcggggtgacccgagcttgcttacatgcggtggggaacacacctgttgtaagcgaggagttgatgatgtgtgtgactgtggggttaagtgcgggggaaatggtctgtaggaggttggatggtatcgggtccagaggacaggtagtgggactagagtccagcagaagcttggagacttcctccccgGTCAGgcgggagaatgaggtgagtgaggcactgttagctggcagcggcagaTGGAGTTGGTCAGGCTtggagaactggttactgatggcagaagccTTATCGGTAAAGTACGAggcgaacatgtcaggagtgagcagcgTGGAAGTCGGAGGAGtcagattgaggagtgagttaaaagcttAAAACATTTTTCGAGCATCGGTGGCActacagatcttgttctgataataagtggtcttagctgtttttaagctggaggagaatgacgCTAGGAGacgctgatagtcactgaggttaGCGGACTCTCTGGTTTtacaccattttctctctgccgctctgagcCCCGCCGTTTGCTccctgatgacctcagtgagccatctactgggggggggggggggggcgagggacgagcaggtttggatgctttTTGATGTAGGGCGATGACAGTCAAGATTTGCTGTGCAGCTGTTCCGAGTCAAGATCAGATCAAGACTATTGCCCGCTTTGCGTATGGGAGGGGTGGGGACGTATCTGAGGTcaaaggaggacagaagagacaggaagtcagtcgctTGGGTTTTTTCCATCAAGCATATTCATGacatgacaatcagtggtgtgtctcatcaggaatggctgagagtaacattTTATAGCAAAAAGTTATTTTCTGTAGGTCTGAATGGCAAGATACTTTCTCTTTATGGTCAGCGTTGCCACAGTAGGTATGAATCAGTTCGGATACAGTGAAAACGCTATGTAGTCTTACAATAAAATATTTTGAAATAGAACTTTGACAGCATGAACAATGGTACAGTTGAATTTCGGCAATGTCTTATTTCTGTTGCATTAagcttttttcctttttcctcttTTCCAGCGGAAGAGAAAAAGGAAGAGAAGAAAGAGGAATCTGAAGAGTCAGATGAGGACATGGGCTTCGGACTCTTTGATTAATCTGCCTTCCCTTTggctgaaaaaaaataaaaatgtaagcAATTCACAGAAAACACTGACCCCTCTTCTTTTATTTGTAGGATTGACAAACTACGATTGCACAATCGGAATTCCCATCAATAAACGCCCCGGGAATTCAGTGTAGCCACTATTTTAAATTTATATTTCATTAGGGGGAAATCCTTTGAAGGCATACCTCTACCGGAGACAGAGAGTTTCGGTGTCATTACTCAGCCACCACACTCGCCAATGGTTATTTATTCACAAGTAATTCGCGCGAGCAGGatatgaggttgttttttttttcagaaaatacAGCTTGTCAATGCTTGCCCAGCTTGTGTTTGCACTGTTCACTCTGGATGCACCGCAACCAAGTCGAAGCACGTTGTGTTGTGCATGCAAACTACAGAGCAGTCTGGGCTATTTTGGTTAATTTTCTGAAACCAGATCCCAATCAGATGAAGTCTGGCTTGCTAGGCTTGGTTCCCTGTTATTGCCTGTTAGACCGGGTACTGGGATGGGGTAAGTCGAATTGCCTGAATCAAACCACCACGTGATGATGATCGTGAATATTTGAATTCCTAAATATCATTCACGAGGAGACCCGAGAAACACCTGGTTATCAATAAAGAGCCACGTTGCAAGAAAATTAAAAGATCCGAGGGGGAATTTAGAAGAGCAGGTGGAGAACGTTCCAGAGAAAGACTGGTCGAGTTTAAATCGCGTATCCTCTGTCTGCGTGGTATGTTCCTTCTGTCTACGAGGCTAGAGTAATGTAGAGTCGCATCTGAAGTACTACAGACGGATGTTGTTTTGCTGTGAAGTATTTGTCATCAACTCTTGAGGACACGAGTCCACAGCACCGGAGGCTCTGTCCTGTATTTAACCCTGAGCTCCCACTTCCTTACAGAGGAGGACGAGCAAAATAAAATCAGATTAGTCATCGTGACTACATTTTGAAAAATAATTTCGGTGAGTCAACAGCCTGACCTTGTTACCCAGATAGAAATGACTCAGCCATACGATGCCAGTCACCAGATTAATGTGTCACTTGCAGGTGGATTGTTTTCTGTTTTCAATAACTACTGATTGTGTGACATCTAATTGTCACAAACAGCCTCGGTGCTATTGCATAATCTCGGAAAGAAATGTGACTTCCAACATGTGATCTTCCAAACAGTGGTGTAGCACATGGAGTATACCTACCTCTTTTTCCGTCAATCTACTGTATGATCAGCCAGAGAGCCAgtgaaatgtccatccatccatcatccgaaccgcttatcctgctcacagggtcgcagggatgctggagcctatcccagcagccattgggtggcaggcggggagacaccctggacaggccgccaggccatcacagggcctacacacacattcacacctagggatagtttagtatggccgattcacctgacctacatgtctttggactgtgggaggaaaccggagcacccggaggaaacccacgcagacacggggagaacatgcaaactccacacacaggacgacccgggacgacccccaaggttggactacccccggagctcgaccccaggaccttcGCACTGTGAGACGACTGTGCCGCCCGCATCTTTCCAACTCTTTTTCAGAATGTCCTCCCTTGAGCTGTATTGTGTATATGAGAGTCTCCATCACTCGGAATTGGAATATATAGGAGAGTATACCCACTTTTACCCATCCAGGTTGCAGTACGTCTACCTCCTCAACAACCACCACACCACTGCTTCCAAATAACTTTCATCTCAAGCGCCACGTTGCACAACTCCGAAAGAAACGTGCTGATTTTACCCGTCATTAGACAAGAGGACATTTTGAATCTGATTTCGTACCTGGAAATCATGACCGTCTCATTATTCAGGTAGTCATGAAAACTGGCACACTGCAGTGAGTCGAGACACCGGAGGTGTGATATGTCCCCTGTTCTGTCCCTCAGAGGTCCACATTCCCtcgtcttttttatttttacgtTTTTGTTTCCAACACTTGTTTGCATGCACGTGTGCGAAGGTGTGATGTTCATTTCAGAAATTTGCTCAAAACGCGCTGGTAGATGCCTTCTTTAGAAAAGGCTCCCTACCCGTTTTGGCATCTGTTCCACAGGCGTGGCCCATCAGCCTATGAGTCGGTCCCAGAGTTGACAGAAGACTTATCATGTTCAGTTACCCAAACACTCCTAATTCACCATGAAACGTTTATGCAAATATCCTCGTAATGGAATTATGATAAGAGTTAAGTAAAATTCTTTGTTGATAGATACGTAGACAAATAGATGACGGCAGGTGATTAACTGATTGACAGGTAGATTGATAAAACTATGTCGTAGTTAAAAATAAACAGAGCGGATCTCATCtcgtcatctcatcttcagctgcttttaagtagggcttgctgccaccgcgatacCAAGCAAAGTAGAGCAGATACCAAGCAAAAAATAATGAACCATCCACCCactcatccacccatcatccatccatccatccatccatc
It encodes:
- the rplp2 gene encoding 60S acidic ribosomal protein P2, with amino-acid sequence MRYVAAYLLAGLGGNTSPTAKDIKAILGSVGIEADDERLNKVISELSGKDINEVLNSGLSKLASVPAGGAVTTPAAGGGAAGAVAAPAAAEEKKEEKKEESEESDEDMGFGLFD